In Salisediminibacterium beveridgei, one DNA window encodes the following:
- a CDS encoding MDR family MFS transporter, translated as MPDDMRKFPIVAVLLTGTFVAILNQTLLVTAIPPIMRDLGINANAAQWVNTIFMLVNGIMIPITAFLIGKYTTRKLFMTAMSLFALGTLVAALSPNFSMLIVGRIIQASGAGIMIPLMQTVLFMIFPVEKRGQAMGLVGLVIAFAPAIGPTLSGWIVDQYPWRMLFFIVLPIALLDLAVAYFVLKNVTKQTFPKIDVKSIMLSTFGFGGLLFAFSYAGTSGWTSWEVGLSVTVGGISLTWFILRQLKIPEPILEFRVFRYSIFALSNVIGIVVFMSMIGAATILPIYMQDMLGFSAFESGLMLLPGALLMGLMNPITGRIFDKVGARWLSIIGMGLLTVMTFLFTRLTEDTSFAYMTTVHAFRMMSLAMVMMPITTAGLNQLPERLIPHGTAMNNTLRQVGGSIGTAFLVTVMTVGAAFSSNGRTMNEAMVQGVNFSFWVATFLAFIGFIIAMFVKNPPKREESEGRDEQSVSDQ; from the coding sequence ATGCCCGATGACATGCGGAAGTTCCCCATTGTCGCCGTGCTGCTCACGGGGACATTTGTAGCAATTTTGAACCAGACCCTGCTGGTCACCGCCATCCCGCCGATTATGCGGGATCTCGGCATTAACGCCAATGCGGCGCAGTGGGTGAATACGATTTTCATGCTGGTGAACGGGATTATGATTCCCATCACCGCTTTTCTGATTGGCAAATATACCACCCGGAAACTGTTCATGACGGCGATGAGCCTTTTTGCCCTTGGGACACTGGTGGCGGCACTGTCGCCCAACTTCAGCATGCTCATCGTGGGCAGGATCATTCAGGCGAGTGGGGCGGGGATTATGATTCCCCTCATGCAGACGGTATTGTTCATGATCTTCCCGGTGGAAAAACGGGGACAGGCCATGGGGTTGGTCGGACTTGTCATCGCCTTTGCTCCGGCAATCGGGCCGACATTGTCCGGCTGGATTGTGGATCAGTACCCTTGGCGCATGCTGTTTTTTATCGTGCTGCCCATCGCACTGCTGGATCTGGCCGTCGCTTATTTTGTGCTCAAAAACGTGACGAAACAGACCTTCCCGAAAATTGATGTCAAATCAATTATGCTCTCGACCTTTGGCTTTGGCGGGCTGCTCTTTGCCTTCAGTTATGCAGGGACCTCCGGCTGGACAAGTTGGGAAGTGGGTCTTTCCGTCACGGTGGGCGGCATTTCCCTGACGTGGTTTATCCTGAGACAGTTGAAGATTCCGGAACCGATTCTCGAATTCCGGGTCTTCCGCTATTCGATCTTTGCACTGAGTAATGTCATCGGGATCGTCGTGTTCATGTCGATGATCGGTGCGGCAACGATCCTGCCGATTTACATGCAGGATATGCTTGGTTTCAGTGCGTTTGAGTCCGGGTTGATGCTGTTGCCAGGCGCTTTACTGATGGGCTTGATGAATCCTATTACGGGGCGGATTTTTGACAAGGTCGGGGCGAGGTGGCTTTCCATTATCGGGATGGGTCTGTTGACGGTGATGACCTTTCTCTTCACGCGGCTCACAGAAGACACGTCCTTTGCCTACATGACGACCGTTCATGCCTTTCGCATGATGAGTCTCGCCATGGTGATGATGCCGATTACGACCGCGGGACTCAATCAGCTGCCTGAGCGGCTCATCCCACACGGCACGGCGATGAATAACACCCTTCGTCAGGTGGGCGGTTCGATCGGGACGGCTTTTCTCGTCACGGTGATGACTGTGGGTGCAGCATTCTCTTCAAACGGACGGACCATGAACGAAGCGATGGTCCAGGGCGTGAATTTCTCCTTCTGGGTCGCCACCTTCCTGGCCTTTATCGGCTTTATCATTGCCATGTTCGTAAAAAATCCTCCGAAGCGAGAAGAATCCGAGGGAAGAGATGAGCAATCAGTATCTGATCAATAA
- a CDS encoding n-acetylglutamate synthase: MEKLINYNRRTFVSKSNTENGEVSSETYFEYSQEENILTATYSGGDIVKGRLIGMVSDDGTLRFRYNHVNIHHELRGGECHSTPEILSNGKIRLHEQWRWLDKDQNEGSSIVEEV, translated from the coding sequence GTGGAAAAATTGATCAATTACAATAGGCGCACTTTTGTATCTAAATCGAATACGGAAAATGGCGAAGTGTCATCTGAAACATATTTTGAGTATAGTCAGGAAGAGAATATTCTGACTGCAACCTACTCTGGGGGAGACATTGTAAAGGGTCGCTTGATTGGTATGGTCAGTGACGATGGGACGTTAAGATTTCGATACAACCATGTAAACATCCATCATGAACTGCGAGGTGGAGAGTGTCATTCCACTCCGGAAATACTTAGTAATGGAAAGATCCGTCTTCATGAGCAATGGCGATGGCTTGATAAAGATCAAAATGAGGGAAGTTCAATTGTCGAAGAAGTTTGA